The bacterium genomic sequence CTGTTGGTACTGGAAGAGGAGATCGCGGTCCTCGAGTCCAGCTCGGCTGGGGTGCGGAGCGCCGCGATGCGAGAAGAGATCCCGGGCGCCCTCATTCGCGGCATTGCCGAGGTCCAGGAGCAACTCGACGCGACTCGTGAACGACTCACCGAGCGGCTGAGCCGCATCCTCGACCTGGAGGCGCAGCTCTCCGAGCGCGCCAGCGCGCTATCGCGGCTCAACGAGTGGGTCGGCTCCGCGCTGGAGGAGGAGTTGGGCAGGCTGCTCGCCCGCCGCGATCTGCCGCTTTGGAAGGTCCTGGCACAACCCGTAACGGCTGCTCGCGAGCTCCGACAAGACCTGCAACGGGTATTCGCCGCCAAGACTGAAGACTGGCGCGAGGACGTTGCTGCCTTCACCCGATATCTGGACGCCAACCCGGGCCGGCTCGTTTCCCACTTGGCGGCATTCGTGCTGTTGCTGGCTCTGCTGCTAGCACTCCACCGCCGCAGCCGAGATTGGGTGCTTTCCGATCCGGCTCTCCGTGCCTCCAGCCAGGTGCTGGCGAAACCGGTGTCTTCGGCTTTGCTGCTGGCGCTCCTGCTGACACCGTTCCTCTACCCCGTCCTTCCCCTTCTGATCTACGACCTTTACGTTCTGGCGGCGCTTGCCGGGGTGACGCGCTTGCTGCCAGGCCTCGTCTACCGGGGGCTGCGCGGGCCGTTGTACGGGCTGATCGCCATCCTGGTGCTCGAGGTCTTCTGGGTAGTCTTCTTGGACGACGGCCTGCTCGCCCGGCTCGTGCTGCTGGCCATGGCGACGTCGGCACTCGCTCTCCTGATCTGGATCCTACGGTCGGTCGTTCCCGATGGGCGCGGGGGAGGATGGCTCCGCGCAGGGAAGCTGGCGACCTGGCTGGCCTGTCTGGTGCTCACCACTTCGGTCATCGCCAACGTCGTGGGGAGCGTCGACTTGGCTGACGTGCTAGCGAGCGCCAGCCTGACCAGCCTCCGCACCGGAATCCTGCTCTTCCTGGCGGCGCTGGTTCTGGACGGCCTGGTGATGGTGCTCCTCAGGACCCGCCAGGCACAGACCTTGAGGTCCATGCGGCTCCACACCGAACTCCTACAGCGCCGGGCACTGGCCCTCGTAAATATCCTTGCCGTAGGGCTATGGATCCGCTGGAGCCTCGCCGAGTTCCAGGCTCTCGAGCCGTTCCGAGACTGGCTTTCAGCCGCCCTCTCTTGGCGATGGACACGCGGCAACCTCGCGGTCTCTGCGGGCGACATCCTAGCCTTCCTGCTCGTCGTCGTCGGCACGTTCTTGCTGTCCCGGTTTCTGCGCTTTCTCCTGGAGGAGGACGTTCTTCCCCACTTCCGTCTTGCTCGTGGAGTGCCGGCAACGATCTCCATCTTGGTCAATTACCTGGTCCTGGGTGTCGGCTTCCTGTTCGCGCTGGCGGCGGCGGGCATCGAGCCGGACCGGGTTGTTCTCCTGGTTGGGGCCCTCGGTGTCGGGATCGGATTCGGTCTCCAGGATCTGGTTCACAACTTCGTCTCGGGGCTGATCCTCGTCTTCGAGCGCCCCATCAAGATTGAGGACGTTATCGAGGTGGGCTCGCTGGTCGGCCGTGTCCGGCGCATCGGAATGCGCTCCAGCACGATCAGGACGCTAGAGGGGGCAGAGGTTGTTGTGCCCAACGGCAAGCTCCTGTCGAATGAGGTCGTTAACTGGACGCTCTCGGACCGGCAGCGACGGGTCGAGATTCCCGTTGGTGTCGCCTACGGAACGGATCCAGAAGCCGTCATCACCATCCTGGAGCAGGCGGCTGACCACCCTCGTGTGTTACACGAGCCGAAACCCGTCGCCCTGTTCAAGGGGATCGGCGAGAGCTCCCTCGATTTCGAGTTGAGGGTCTGGACCCCGAGCTTCGACAACTGGTGGCAAGTGGCGAGCGACCTGCGTGTAGCCATCACGGCCGCCTTGGGAAAATCGGGGATCGAGATCCCGTTTCCCCAACGGGACCTTCGCCTGCGGTCGGTAGACGCTGAGGCCGGGAAAACGCCCGACGCCCGATCAGTCGGTGACGAGAGGACTCCGTAGGATGTGTCCATGCGAGCAAGAATAGGATCCGTCAACTA encodes the following:
- a CDS encoding mechanosensitive ion channel, which encodes MPSARKTPTASDNPWLWLSLAVLAVLLAVPTGYAQEDAGSADPAQGAPSTPAAMSLSDLVRHTQESEVGLLRLEKALAPDPMVEAIGRSLSGLEAVPQIDKTSEMQRLARLSNRLLLYKLRGWEEQLRRVELWQAAIGGRMQALLVLEEEIAVLESSSAGVRSAAMREEIPGALIRGIAEVQEQLDATRERLTERLSRILDLEAQLSERASALSRLNEWVGSALEEELGRLLARRDLPLWKVLAQPVTAARELRQDLQRVFAAKTEDWREDVAAFTRYLDANPGRLVSHLAAFVLLLALLLALHRRSRDWVLSDPALRASSQVLAKPVSSALLLALLLTPFLYPVLPLLIYDLYVLAALAGVTRLLPGLVYRGLRGPLYGLIAILVLEVFWVVFLDDGLLARLVLLAMATSALALLIWILRSVVPDGRGGGWLRAGKLATWLACLVLTTSVIANVVGSVDLADVLASASLTSLRTGILLFLAALVLDGLVMVLLRTRQAQTLRSMRLHTELLQRRALALVNILAVGLWIRWSLAEFQALEPFRDWLSAALSWRWTRGNLAVSAGDILAFLLVVVGTFLLSRFLRFLLEEDVLPHFRLARGVPATISILVNYLVLGVGFLFALAAAGIEPDRVVLLVGALGVGIGFGLQDLVHNFVSGLILVFERPIKIEDVIEVGSLVGRVRRIGMRSSTIRTLEGAEVVVPNGKLLSNEVVNWTLSDRQRRVEIPVGVAYGTDPEAVITILEQAADHPRVLHEPKPVALFKGIGESSLDFELRVWTPSFDNWWQVASDLRVAITAALGKSGIEIPFPQRDLRLRSVDAEAGKTPDARSVGDERTP